The following are encoded together in the Myxococcales bacterium genome:
- a CDS encoding HEAT repeat domain-containing protein, which produces MRFWLSLRLRRFALSVACAIALTLSHGSAYAGGSVDQLIERLQNGADFRVRVQAALQLGKTKHPDAREPLEKALDDDNAAVRTASAAALKVLADKKSITALEAHKKDSSSAVRSQIAATLASLRMVTTSSVAKMIVKIGRMRTGKDVRGKLVGELEDASRQKFGELPGVRVMDEKSGAEPESKGKKTPMVMVTGLLRKMNESQEGSEVVYSASVEYVVHRMPEQAIAGTVSGSASTRASTAEAKKRSPELRRLVLAAAVASAVKRAPEALAAATR; this is translated from the coding sequence GTGCGGTTCTGGCTCAGTCTGCGACTGCGACGATTCGCGCTATCCGTAGCGTGCGCCATAGCGCTGACCCTCTCGCACGGAAGCGCCTACGCTGGAGGCAGCGTCGATCAGCTGATCGAGCGGCTGCAGAACGGCGCCGACTTCCGTGTGCGCGTGCAGGCCGCGCTGCAGCTTGGCAAGACCAAACACCCGGACGCGCGTGAACCTCTCGAGAAGGCCCTCGACGACGACAACGCTGCAGTGCGCACCGCTTCCGCGGCGGCACTGAAAGTGCTGGCTGACAAGAAGAGCATCACGGCGCTCGAGGCGCACAAGAAGGATTCGTCATCGGCGGTGCGCTCTCAGATCGCGGCGACCTTGGCGTCGCTGCGCATGGTCACCACCAGCAGCGTCGCCAAGATGATCGTGAAGATTGGCCGCATGCGCACCGGCAAGGACGTACGCGGGAAGCTCGTGGGTGAGCTGGAGGACGCGAGCCGCCAGAAGTTCGGCGAGCTTCCCGGGGTGAGGGTCATGGACGAGAAGTCCGGAGCCGAGCCCGAGAGCAAGGGCAAAAAGACACCGATGGTGATGGTGACGGGGCTCTTGCGAAAAATGAACGAATCCCAGGAGGGGTCCGAGGTCGTCTACTCCGCGAGTGTGGAGTACGTCGTCCACCGCATGCCCGAGCAAGCCATCGCCGGCACGGTCAGCGGCTCGGCGAGCACTCGGGCGAGCACCGCCGAAGCCAAGAAACGCTCACCCGAGCTCAGGCGGCTGGTGCTCGCGGCCGCCGTCGCCAGCGCAGTAAAACGCGCGCCCGAAGCCCTGGCTGCGGCGACCCGCTGA
- a CDS encoding MBL fold metallo-hydrolase, which produces MTFRQLFDLVSCTYTYLLADEATGEAVLIDSVFERHARDAALIRELGLKLQLTLDTHCHADHVTGAWLMKQAFGSKIALARACGAENVDQPLGHGDVIRFGAQSLEVRATPGHTDGCLAFVSADHKRVFTGDALLVRGAGRTDFQQGNAAQLFRSIREQLFSLPDDCVVCPGHDYEGRASSTIGEERSFNPRIGGKAREEDFVGYMQNLGLPHPKQLEVALPANMRSGKPEDGQVPRAPDWGPVGLTYAGLPEIAAEWVARHRSDLHLLDVRSAAEFDGELGHLEGAQLVPLEELRARVADVPSDKPVVVVCGTGKRSGLGTNILQKAGLTRVANLKGGMLNWRELGLPS; this is translated from the coding sequence ATGACCTTCCGGCAGCTGTTTGACCTGGTTTCCTGCACGTACACCTATCTGCTTGCCGACGAGGCCACGGGCGAGGCGGTGCTGATCGACTCGGTCTTCGAGCGACACGCGCGCGACGCGGCGTTGATCCGCGAGCTCGGGCTGAAGCTCCAGCTGACGCTGGACACCCACTGCCACGCGGACCACGTGACGGGCGCCTGGCTGATGAAACAGGCCTTCGGCAGCAAGATTGCGCTCGCCCGCGCTTGCGGCGCCGAGAATGTGGACCAGCCGCTCGGCCATGGCGATGTGATTCGCTTCGGCGCGCAGAGCCTCGAGGTGCGGGCGACGCCCGGCCACACCGACGGCTGCTTGGCGTTCGTGAGCGCCGACCACAAACGGGTCTTCACCGGCGACGCGCTGCTCGTTCGGGGTGCCGGCCGTACGGACTTCCAGCAGGGCAACGCCGCACAGCTCTTTCGTTCGATTCGCGAGCAGCTCTTCTCGCTGCCCGACGACTGCGTGGTGTGCCCGGGCCACGACTACGAGGGGCGCGCCTCGAGCACCATCGGTGAGGAGCGCAGCTTCAATCCGCGCATTGGCGGCAAGGCGCGCGAAGAGGACTTCGTCGGCTACATGCAGAACCTCGGGTTGCCGCACCCAAAACAGCTCGAGGTCGCGTTGCCGGCCAACATGCGCTCGGGAAAACCCGAAGACGGCCAGGTCCCGCGCGCGCCGGATTGGGGCCCGGTGGGGCTGACGTACGCGGGGCTCCCAGAAATCGCCGCGGAGTGGGTCGCACGTCACCGGAGCGACCTGCACCTGCTCGACGTGCGCTCGGCCGCCGAGTTCGACGGTGAGCTCGGCCACCTCGAAGGGGCGCAGCTCGTGCCGCTCGAGGAGCTGCGGGCTCGGGTTGCCGACGTGCCCTCGGACAAACCGGTCGTCGTTGTGTGTGGGACGGGCAAACGCTCGGGTCTGGGCACCAACATTCTCCAGAAGGCCGGCCTGACCCGGGTCGCGAACCTGAAGGGTGGCATGCTCAACTGGCGCGAGCTCGGGCTGCCGAGCTGA
- a CDS encoding crotonase/enoyl-CoA hydratase family protein yields MNVRTEIRGAVTVVSLDRPERKNAVDRRTAGELLAAFREFDASEAARVLVLTGSGGTFCAGADLKALDNDVDAPEGPMGFTRLVSSKPCIAAVEGHCVAGGLELAVFCDLRVAGRSSLFGCLERRWGVPLIDGGTQRLPRIVGLGRALDLVLSGRLIDAVEAERIGLVNRVVDDGAALEAAVALGQELAAFPWSCLLVDRTSVYAAFDVPLSSGLEAEARRGREVLAEAAEGARSFAGGAGRHGSAR; encoded by the coding sequence ATGAACGTGCGAACCGAAATTCGGGGAGCGGTGACGGTGGTCAGCTTGGACCGCCCCGAGCGCAAGAACGCGGTCGACCGGCGAACCGCCGGCGAGCTCCTGGCGGCGTTCCGGGAGTTCGACGCCAGCGAGGCCGCGAGGGTGCTGGTGCTGACGGGGAGCGGGGGCACGTTCTGTGCGGGAGCGGATCTGAAGGCGCTGGACAACGACGTCGACGCGCCGGAGGGCCCCATGGGTTTCACGCGGCTCGTGTCTTCGAAGCCCTGCATCGCGGCAGTCGAGGGACACTGTGTTGCCGGGGGTCTCGAGCTCGCGGTGTTCTGCGATCTCCGCGTCGCTGGGCGTTCGTCGCTCTTTGGTTGTCTGGAGCGGCGCTGGGGTGTGCCGCTGATCGACGGTGGCACCCAGCGACTGCCGCGGATCGTGGGGCTTGGTCGCGCCCTCGATCTGGTGCTGAGCGGTCGCTTGATCGACGCCGTGGAGGCGGAGCGCATCGGGCTCGTCAATCGGGTCGTGGACGACGGCGCTGCGCTCGAGGCCGCCGTGGCGCTCGGCCAGGAGCTCGCGGCCTTCCCCTGGTCCTGTCTGCTGGTGGACCGGACCTCGGTCTACGCGGCCTTCGACGTGCCGCTGTCGAGCGGGCTCGAAGCCGAGGCAAGACGCGGGCGGGAGGTGCTCGCGGAGGCCGCGGAGGGTGCGCGCTCGTTTGCGGGTGGCGCTGGCCGACACGGTTCGGCGCGCTAG
- a CDS encoding TlpA family protein disulfide reductase: MPPSVARLGGVVVGVSLALTSIGCGKMGPAQSGSGAEHPLLGAPAPAFELPGYSGGVKKVSLADGAGKVMLVDFWATWCEPCKDSFPHHQQLAEKYSGKLVVIGISIDDDPDGIAEFAKKNGGKFPLGWDEGQSVSETYQPPTMPTAYVIDQNGIVRYVHPGFHQGDEAEIDAHVAELLK, from the coding sequence ATGCCGCCAAGCGTCGCGCGCCTGGGGGGCGTGGTCGTCGGCGTGAGCCTCGCGCTCACGTCGATTGGATGCGGAAAGATGGGTCCGGCTCAGAGTGGCAGCGGCGCCGAGCACCCGCTGCTCGGCGCGCCGGCCCCCGCCTTCGAGCTCCCCGGATACTCGGGGGGAGTGAAGAAGGTGTCGTTGGCCGACGGTGCCGGGAAGGTCATGCTCGTCGACTTTTGGGCGACGTGGTGTGAACCCTGCAAGGACTCGTTTCCGCACCACCAGCAGCTGGCGGAAAAGTATTCCGGCAAGCTCGTGGTCATCGGCATCAGCATCGACGACGACCCCGACGGCATCGCCGAGTTTGCCAAGAAGAACGGTGGCAAGTTTCCTCTCGGCTGGGACGAAGGTCAGAGCGTCTCGGAAACCTACCAACCACCCACGATGCCAACGGCGTACGTGATCGACCAGAACGGCATCGTGCGTTACGTGCACCCTGGATTCCACCAGGGCGACGAGGCCGAAATCGATGCGCACGTCGCCGAGCTCTTGAAGTGA
- a CDS encoding glycosyltransferase family 4 protein yields the protein MPTPPRVLFVSKPVVPPYHDGTKCLVRDVATHLEGFHPVVMATPGAAPLPGVELASVYSDAGHHTPALAENARAALFVARYPGAALWHFVFAPNPKTSVIGRLLRSLRRTPVVQTIASPPRSFEHIDRLLFGDIVVAQSHATAARIAEHAPRRRIEVIPPPVAAIPSRPVSERRALYERLGLPEGAPVLVYPGDIELSAGAENVAALVEPLARELPDVVIVFAYRAKTSRAHAVAAALQRRLSARHTRFTDTLPDVLALIEDARAVLFPVDDLWGKVDLPIVLLESMRLGVPVICQDQGPLAELGGTLRIAPGDQAGYVRAVLELVKSSEHTDAVRRAQWARLEAEHDARVVARRYERLYLELLGERARSIR from the coding sequence GTGCCCACGCCGCCCCGTGTGCTGTTCGTCTCCAAGCCGGTGGTTCCGCCCTACCACGACGGCACGAAGTGTCTGGTTCGAGACGTCGCGACTCACCTGGAAGGGTTCCATCCCGTCGTCATGGCGACCCCTGGCGCGGCGCCGCTCCCGGGAGTCGAGCTCGCGAGCGTCTACTCGGATGCGGGTCACCACACACCGGCCTTGGCCGAGAACGCCCGCGCCGCCCTGTTCGTCGCCCGTTATCCTGGCGCCGCGCTCTGGCACTTCGTGTTCGCACCCAACCCCAAGACCAGCGTCATCGGTCGACTGCTCCGCAGTCTGCGACGCACACCCGTCGTGCAGACCATCGCGTCGCCGCCGCGCAGCTTCGAACACATCGACCGCCTCTTGTTTGGTGACATCGTCGTGGCTCAGAGCCATGCCACCGCCGCCCGCATCGCAGAGCATGCGCCGCGTCGCCGCATCGAGGTCATCCCGCCGCCGGTAGCCGCCATCCCATCCCGGCCAGTGTCCGAGCGCCGCGCTCTCTACGAACGCCTCGGCCTCCCTGAGGGCGCACCCGTGCTCGTGTACCCCGGGGACATCGAGCTGTCCGCCGGCGCCGAGAACGTGGCGGCTCTGGTCGAGCCGCTCGCGCGGGAGTTGCCGGACGTCGTGATCGTGTTTGCGTACCGCGCCAAGACCTCGCGCGCACACGCCGTTGCCGCGGCACTGCAGCGTCGGCTTTCTGCACGGCACACGCGCTTCACCGACACACTTCCGGATGTGCTGGCGCTGATCGAGGACGCCCGCGCGGTGCTGTTTCCCGTCGATGATCTGTGGGGAAAGGTCGACCTGCCCATCGTGCTGCTCGAGTCGATGCGGCTCGGTGTCCCGGTCATCTGTCAGGACCAGGGCCCGCTCGCCGAGCTCGGGGGTACGCTGCGGATCGCGCCAGGGGACCAGGCGGGTTATGTCCGGGCGGTGCTCGAGCTGGTGAAGAGCAGCGAGCACACGGACGCGGTCCGACGAGCGCAGTGGGCGCGGCTCGAGGCCGAGCACGACGCTCGGGTCGTGGCGCGGCGCTACGAGCGCCTCTACTTGGAGCTCTTGGGGGAACGAGCAAGGAGCATACGATGA